The nucleotide window GGGATTCGACAAAAGGAGCATAGCAACCCGCACTGCAGCTCTTGTTGTGCTGCACTGCTTCCTTTCAGTCTATCAAAAGCACCAGTTTTGTAAAGTGAGGTCATTATTTGGCAAGTTTTGGcaagatttagatttagatgaACATTTAAGGAAGAAAAACTGCACATATTAAAAGCATATTGGTGAGTTAACATAAagggggttaaaaaaaagcaacatttctgtATTAATCCACCAAAAATCCTCCTGTTGTTTCTTGTTATAAACAGGGTCACTGAACCACGGCTAAAAATGCGAGTTCTTGTTAAATGTTGCAACTTCTTGAGTGAAAGCATTTGGCTGCACTTTGAAATAAAGCAGGATCTTGCAACCATTATTTTTTAGAAGTTTCAATAAGTCTGTGCACCTTTAGTCTTCCTTATAGGTGCGGCGAGGTGTGTCGCTCCATGATATGACCACCAAAGTCAAACATTTACTTTATCAGATCTAGATTTCAGCTCTTTACTTTTCCTTTCTGTTTGCTCTCTTCTATTTCATTACCGTTTCAGTCGACATGATGTTTATCCAAactgtgtatctgtatgtttctgatctgtaaacaaacaactcaAATTATTGTCTGTTTATCACAGAAACAAAATTAGGGTTTGGAAAGTCCAGTAAATATTATTCCCCTTGGTCCGCAGCTTTGATTCATCATGGACGGCTGACATTATGTCTATTCGTCTGTTCCAACAATAACTTCAGTATCTAGCAGACAAGCGGCAGCTGGACGTGAATAAACTGATTTCCATAgtttaaatatagaaaaaactTATTTGACCCCCTGACATAAAGAGGAAACTGATGATTCAACTGATGAAAATGTCACTGTTACATCACAAGAATACATGCTAACATCCACGCAGCGGACACCAACTATGAATGATGCTATCATGctaaactaaaagaaaacaCCCAGGAAGTAGATACTTTACTCTACTCCACCAGAGCTCTGCAATCCTCCaataactgaaaatgtttaGAAAGTTTTAGTTTGCACTTGAATCCAGATCTGCTTTAGCATTCGATTCATTTGTGAATTTAAAGGTggaatatttgatgttttttaacccttacagaCTGTTCAGGGGCAAATTTGAGCCGTTTTTACATCTGAGAGAGCTAAAAAATTAGCTTGAAATTAGATGACTttccctaatgtgacccagaatatacaaagaaggaaatatttcaactttttaaaataattttttgtaGCATGTTTGACCCATTTatcaaaaaaattcaaatatcatcattcaaaatgtgttcattcttctcatttaatataatttgttgaaaTTGGACCATAGTATAGtgttttttatgtagttttaaacactctctgctctctgaaagcttcatcaAGGATTAATCATGTTTGTTTatgactgatgaggtctttATGAATGACTTGTGGTTCAAAAGTTTAGTATAAAGATTAATTATGAGGAAATGTgacgggtcagaatatgaacagcactgtatgtgagggttaataaTAGATACTAGTAATGGGTCTCATGGATGTGTGTCATTAAAGTGATTTGAAGTGACAAAGCCAGAAGTAATTTAAtagtatgtttattattttttggtttgtttttttagtgatAAGAATAGTAATACCACAACTCTATTTCCTCTCAGCTATATGAAGCGTTTTACTGTCTTTCATCTCATTGTTTTGATTCTTACAATGAGCTCGTAACATTTTGGCTCACTCTCTCACGGCTCTGAGCTGGCTGGTTTCAGAGAAAAGGCCCAGATAAACTGACTGCCAGGCACTAAACAGACTGACATTTGGAGTCATGACAGAAACTCAACTCCAAATGAAAGCTAATTTTGCTGAGAGTGTGGAAAGGCAGCTGtttattaacactattgatgtaTAAATCTTTACAAGATGACAATATGCTATCTACTGCCCAGAAGTggtcaaaaaaataataaaaaagctgttttaaataGTAACTCAACATCACTCACATTCATTctaaagctgctataatcatTATTGATATACACTCTTAATCAAATGACAAAGTGTGACATCAGCGATGTTGCTCttagtgatgaacccacagataattatgagcgactctgcagctctgctcggCTTTATAGCGAGCTTCAGCTCACTGTATTACTGTCTGGCTGtgactttactgttttggttcactcagGCAGCTGTTTTTGAGAGAAAAACCAACAGTACTCTAcatgctcagcaccaaacagcaaacacacacagttagcaactagctggtgaacataatggagtCTTTAGAAGCTATGGAGccaaatatttccctcaggaatTGATAGAAACGCAAAATCggagctaaaagagagaggaTTTTGGACTTAAACAAGACtacaaataaatcatgatgttgCTCCCTAATTACTGGATGTGTATATAAgaaactgtttgctaacaagttcaacatattaACTTAAAGGATGACGATATGTATTGTTCACGACTCGTGTTttctgcccccaagtggccaaaaaaaatcacttaatgcaggtttaaagtgtGCAGAGATGTGTTCATTTAAATAGATCATGTTGATGTAACGTCACTTAAAGGCAAAATGTCATGAAATTTGCAGGATTTCTTGGAACTGACATGTATACGTGTTGTAATTTGGTTGCAATAGCATAGTTAGCTTAACCCATTTAagaatgatgtaaaatatgccACACCTACAAGAatctgtatatgtatgtataacatcaacatcaaaagacaaatgaaaagcTTTTCAGGAGGTTTTGAAACATGTATCCAATTTGGTGTAAATCAGGTCAAGATCGGAGGATGAATGGTGTTAAAAGTGCGCCTACATGATGGCTCTCTCAGCACCGTAGGGTataatttgttcatttgttcCTTTCCATAACTTTCCACCTCATTGCACTGAAATCTGCAGATTATCCTGCAAACAAACTTGACAccacagtgaagaagaagcaAAGTATTTACTGTACCGGTCTGAATAAGCCGTACAAAGCTCCTCTCCGCTGTCAGACTAATGCTTTATGTAACACTAAATGCGTGCAGGTGTCAGGTAACTTAGTGAAAAGACTTCAACCGCTTCCTTCAACACGCCCAGctgacaggacaggacaggaccgGCTGGCTCACACAAGCAACAACCACACCTGGTTAACTGGTTTCACTATTTAAGCCTCCATTTACTTAAATAGCCACACAGTACAATCCTTAAATAAGTATTACATGGCGCTATAATAACACAGcaaatagatatatatagatgtatAGTATAATGACTTAGCAGAGTCTTTGAGTCAAGTGCTGCAGGTCAGAAAAAACAGGATTTTCCTCTGGTGTCGAGTTGCACTTTAAAGTAAGTAAAACGTGCACTAAGTTACGCAGTTTAAATGCATCATGTTGCTGTTGCTTCACCTACAGACGTGAAATTATGAGGAATTGTTGAGGATTGCTTGAGGATGTGTTGTTTGAATTAAGTTGCAATTGCTCAAGTACATATTTCCACATCCTCaggtttgttttggggttttttaaacaTGTGCATTCCTCAATTACACGTAGGAAGTCTTTAAAAAAGCTGATTTATATAGTCAAGATGTCTAAATTCAATGTGTTTTGGGTTTTGgggttaaattaaaatatgaattagaCATCTGGAAGTGCTACGAATGATCTGAAACAGCATTTAGACGTATATTTTGGAcataaaatgtacagaaaatatATCTTGTCAGTTAAATTAGTAAATATAGGCCTGAtatgataaaacatttactgaCTTTTATGGTGacggcacaaaaaaaaaaaggttataagGGTGTAGCGTTTGGACTCTTATCTCTAAAACCGATATAACATTTATGGCTCAGTGTGCATGTTGGCTCTTGTGACACACAGGTACAaacactttcacttttttttttttggagacaGTACTTACATTCATTACCTGGAGACTTAAGTATAAACTTTAACCACTCACCCAAACTTTTGTCCTCAAGTTCAACAAGCTGTCTCCAATTAACCAGTCTTAAGTGAGAATTTTGTCCTGGCTTagtcactaacacacacataaacacaagttTGTCTTTgtatccttgtgaggacactcaATGAATAATGCATTACCCAACCCCCATAACCAAAAACTCTAATCTTAACCTTTAAACTAAGTCTTAAACCTTAAAATTCATCATTGAAGTTGCGAGAACTGGTTAAAATGTTCTCATAATGCTGGTTTGCAGCTGAAATTGGTTCTCTCAGGGATATAAGgacatgcccacacacacaccaacacacacgcagagagaaaacacacaaaggagGTCTGAACTCCACCCATCACGCGTCAGTATCGACCTTTCTCAGCAGGTGTCACATCTAGTTTCTTTCCATGCGCTCAGAGGATTGAAGGTGATTCCTTcggcctctctctctttccttttctctgtgtgtgctgtcaCTTCCCGGATCCAGCGTGTCCTGGCTCCTGTGGAAAGTTTCTAAAGTTTTCTATTGAGGAGGtcggagcagcagcaggagaaagaggaggaggaggaggaggaggagggggagctcTGTTAGTTTCACAGCGGTGCAGCAGCACCGACGCACGGATCCAACAGTGGTGCGCGAGCGGCTCGGAGCTCCGGGATGTCGGCGGTGAAAGCGCTGCAGCAGTGGTGCCGGCTCCGGTGCGAGGGCTACCGGGATGTGTCCATCACCAACATGACCACGTCCTTCAGGGACGGAATGGCCTTCTGCGCCCTCATCCACAAACACAGACCCGATCTCATGTAAGtagagaagctgaaaccagaagaccgaaagaggagctcagtgtttgctcagtttttttttttaaacttctgatTATTTACAAACAGAACTTTtaaactttcctccttctttcctaaCTATACCTAAACTATATCTTCAGCTTTCATACCGGGTCACACTGCAGTGGGACttagagaaaagagagaagttgAGTTTGGTGGGTCTGAAGGAAAAACAGGAGCAGGATATAGGAGCTCAGCTGTGGACTGATTGAATCAGGCTGTAGCTGCTGACTGTAGAGCTCAGCTGATCAAAAGCAGAAGTTATtatgattagattttttaaaaacccaccTATTTGTGTTTAGGAGGaaacaacatatataaatagagcacaaatattttttaaggtAAATTTGTTTACCAATAAGCTCCATTATGAGCTACACTAGGCTGACTGTAGAGGGCACACCTCCATCTGAGCTGCAACAATCAGTCCATCAATCAAGTCACTTGACAGAATAGTCTCTGATATTAATAATGGTTTATAGTCATGAGACAAGAAGAaatcttgttccagcttcttaattgtgaatatttttagatttttaaaaatcttatatgacagtaaactgaatagcTTTGAGTTGtggaccaaaaaaaagacatttaaggacatttttgtgctttgtgatcaacatttttcaacattttcctGACATTTGATAGACCAACTCACTGACtgattaatggagaaaatactCGTTGggttaattgataatgaatCATTAGTTTTAACCTTACGTCAATCCAAACTGAGTCAGCTGTAACACCTGTTTTCCATGGAAACTAGCTGAGAGGTCCAAATATTTATCTAAAGTCGCCCATAAACAGTCTAGCTTCTGCAACTCCAAGTGTTAGTTGTCATGTAAGGATGCAAACTAGTCCAAACACACCTAAACATTAACAGTTCAACTGAAGGAGCCAAATACTATCcacttttatgtagttttaaCATCCACTAATATGTGCAGGGGGAACCATCACACAGAAGCAGGAAAGTGGATGTTTATACACTTGGACTGGATTTTAATTTATCTGTGCAGCTGTCAGATCGGTGACTGGACATTTTCACTCATGTCTGTAACTTCCATTAACAATGTTTATAGGACAGAGTGCAGGACTTGAGATTTGACTCccttaaagtccccctccacttaAATATGTGCTTTTCTTTATTGCTTCACTATGCAGAAAAAGATGTTTTGGCTTTCTTCTGCACTCACCTCGAAACTAGAGTTCAAGACAAGTACCTGCGAGCAGGACTGTGACGTCACAACTTGTTATGTGTGGGAACCTGAAGCCTCCAGTAAACAACAATTTTCAACACAGCTGAAAAATTGGATGATTCAGTGAAGCAGGAGGGAGAATGCAGACCTGCAATGACCAGTCGATTGACCGAAAACTCATCGTCAGCGATTTTGATAGTCGAATAGTTGCAGAAATTGCAAAAAACTGACTGGTTCCAGCTTCCCAAACGTgaatattttgtagtttttatacTGATTATCTTTGAATTCCAGACAAAAGTTggagaaagagacattttaaaaagtacctACAGGACTTTTCCCCCCTGTGAGTACATATCTGACACAAATTAGTATCcactgtattatattttatgccTGGAGGCGATCTTTAAAGACTTGACTTCAGATTTGAAAGCAAAAACGTTCATTATGACCTAAAAATGACTTAAGAGGGCAACAGGCACATAGCCATACATGTCACATATTTAACCTTCATGCCTGTTCATCAAAAAACTTGGTCTCAACTATAAATCACAATATTTGCTTTGACAGGAATGgtgaaatgtaattttgagTATTCAGAGTCCTTAAAGACTCATTGACTTGAATGTTGCTTATTGAGACTTGGTGACTTGATTTAGACCTGCCCTGAAGCAGCTGGGTGAGACTGGATTTGGACTTTCCCCTAAAGGCGTAAAACCAGTCGGTTATTGTCATGctgtaaattaaatgaatgcacTTGCCTCTGCTGCTCACCCAGTTTGTCTTCATGTcgatcatcctcatcatcctgcAGCTGTAATGAAACGTGTCGGCTTTGTTTGGCGGCTGCACgacaaaggagaggaaaggatgCCCCCCAGTTTTTAGGACTACCACTTACTTTGTGTAATTCTGTACAAACATTTACTGCATGTCTGTCCGTCCTGGAAGAAGTATCACTCCTCTGCTATTTCCCCCTGCGGCAAATTTGTGGTTTTTATGATATAAAATTGACATTATTCAATCtcttgatcctttttttttttagatgaaattatttattgttgagTCAATTCAGAAGTCAGTCAACAGTGAAAAAGATCTAAAAGGCCGAGGGGATTTCAACAATGTCAAACTCAGAGACGGTCCAttgacactgaaaataaaacagagaaacatttgAGAAGCCGGAATGTTTTTCTTGATAACCAACTGAAGCGAGTAATAGATGAAAAAAACTGGTTTTTCCTTTTTGGGTTTATTGACTAACCAGTTAATCTGCAAATCATTTCAGATCCATGCAGTATATCCTCAAGTCAGTTTGGAGCCAGAATCAATATTGGGAAATTTAGCTCTGTTGTATTCTtcctggaaaaaataaataagactagCTTCTTTGTACTTTCCTGGGAATTTCCATCAGGGAATAATAGTTTATATTTTAGCTTGACAGTTTTAAAGTGTTTTGGTATTTCAGATGGTCTGAATCAGATCTGTCCTCGCTTGGCTTTGGATTAATTCTCCAAATGAGTTGCAGTCTCTCACTGAACTTTGGCCAGTTTGACACACAGACGCCTGGTTTTGTTCCAGAGCGGTCATTATGACAAACAGTAGTTTCATTTTAGGAAGAGACGCAGCTATTCCAGTCATTTCCATTCCAGTTTTTACTTGCAGCCTCACCAGCGTGGCGGCATATTTCATGTTTACATGGGTTAAAGCACGCAACATTGGTTAAAGGCTCAGCTCCACTTCACTCAATATAAACTTTTCTCATGCTTGTGATGCGCTCTCATGCCTGAGATTTATGCGGCCATGTGATCAGTGACACAGCAGCAGTCATGTAACCCATCAGTTACACTGTCAGTGTCATGATATATGTTGAACTGAGGGGGGCTGTGCATGACTAAAAAACAGGCTGCTCGTAAACAAATGAATGAGGAAGGGAAGTTGGATCACAAGTGTGTGTtactaatgtttttttcctctgttgcaGAAATTTTGATTCCCTGAAGAAGGAAAATGtctatgacaacaacaaactggtAAGACATGTTCAGATTCTTCATATTTAATCATGCGAGTGTTTTTGAATAAGCAGATGTTTCCATTATATGTCTCTTAACTCTGATCCTTGAGTTGATAAATGTACGTTTTGCACTGGAGGTTTATCTCATCTGCAACTATTTACTTAAAGTGGGGCAGTTTGGTAGCCCGGTGCAGCACATGACACATATCTGCAACGTTCCTGGCTCCAATCTGACAAGggatctttgttgcatgtcatatccatttttctctccctttttcctgttggcctcttcACCAGTAGCTGTTCAGTAAAGGCAAAAAGTGGCCAAACACgtaaacctttaaaaataacaaccaaataaatttgaaattattaGTCAGTTAATAAAATAGTCTAATGACAGAAATGATATTGGTGCAAATTATATACCACAGTTTCAGTATCAATGCTGAGCAGTTGGGAGCAGCGGAAATAAATTCATATCTCACAGCAGACTTTAAATCtgtcacatcatcacatttcaaGCTGATATGCAGTTACGGAGCAACGTTATGGTGAACATGTGTCTGTTCACTATTCATTCTCTTTTGCTCCAGTTTTGGTCTCCACccactcctgagggaaatatatctcattagctgctaaatgctccattgtGTTCACCAGTTAGTcacttactgtgtgtgttaccatttggtgctgagcaggtagtgtacagtgtgattttagagctttttctccAAAATGAGCACTATGAGAgcggtgagagtgaaccaaagtTACAGCCAggcagctaaacaatgagctgaaactcacctTTAAACTCCATAAAGCTGAGGGAGGCTGAAGACTGGCTAGCTGCTATTTCTCTGTAGGTTTATCATTACGAGTGATGCTtctcacattacacattgtcatttaACACATTATTCATATACAAATATTGGTTATAGTCACTTTTACAAAATACATCAAAGCGCACAATGCATCATTGTTAAATAAAGAGCTTTTCTTGACTGAGATTTCCAAAATCCAAAATTAGAAAAGTTTGTTGGTTTAAATCAGGAAGTAATAAGTAAACAAAGactaaaaatctgaaaaaagcaACTTTTGACTGGATAATATTTACGTCATTGTAGTTTAATGTTGAAAGGTCACgcttttaaatgatattttcacaaaataatctcaactcaaagtcCATTTATAAGCTTTTTTCCAGGGTTTTCAACTGCATATCACAGCCTTCATCAGCATGGAGTTTGAGATGGCTCATTTATCATTACGTTACCTCAGTGTGAACTTTGCTTTCATAATACCAGATGATGACTTTGACTTTTGGgtgtggttgaaagctccacAAAAAGCTAgcaagtggaccttgagttaagattattttgtaaaactgtctatatttgggttttttgacTGTTGGCATTTTAAATACGTCACTGTAGGCTTGGGGACATTGTGATTTCactagtttgacattttatagactaactgatcaatttaaaaataatcaggTAATTTATTGATAATTAAAAAGAATTTGGTTGCAGCCCCTTAAATGGCTTCGACATGTGTGTTGACTCTGGATGTTACATCAGCACCACTCGATGTTGGCTAATAGGGAATTTTCAAAATTAGAGCGGGTCAGTGTTCAAAcagagctgagaggagaagTCATTGCCAAACTCGGAGTGTTTCAATGTGAGCACTTTGACTTTGGCTCCTTGGTTGCAttctttactttcatttttgtctCTGGAGCTTCATTATTGGACTTCAAGCCCTGCGACCGACGATAGTTTAACACAGCACACTTCTGTTCTCTTTTAGCTGAGTAACACACTGTTCTGAATGTTAACTGGAACAATAGGCAggtcaataaaaaaagacaataaaccGCATACAATGAAAGTGCCGTGTAGCGCTACAACAAAGTAAACGGCGATTTTTATGGCTCCCTTGATCATCTGATTACTGATTAAGTTATGCCTCTCGTGTGCTTTGGCTTGCCtctgcttgttgttttttcatgccTCCCTGGAAACGCTGAATGCGAGAGTCTCGTTGGGAAATTCCTGACTCACTAACTCTCTTAGCACATGAGGTGTAGATTTAATCTGTGGTCAGAATCTGGTCATTTgaaaacaatttattaaaagGACAGGTTTGCAGTTTTTCcaagtctgccttaaaacaacagtcaggtgtccatactgtaatcattcttcctgtttgtACTGTCTGTTAAAGATATCCTTCAAATGAGCTTTGAATCAAAGTAACGGGGGCCAAAATCCAtattattttgtgcaaaaactgcatttaaaagtttatttgaagctgaTATGAGGCTTCAGTAGTCTCAATTATgaatatcaagtggatatctgccacatttacagtctttttatagcgttaaattccctctttgtgtttcctctgacaATGTTTCCCTGCCGTGCTGCAGTGGAAGTTTAATAACAGAAAGCGGGACTATAAAAAGGTTCAACAATTATAAAACTTTCTCTGGGACACTGAAACTCTCAAACATGCACTTAACACTGACATCAAGCAGCAAGGGTCATGTCATGAAGTGTGTAAAGTTTCAGAGAGTCTGAATTTTCCTCTTTTGGCCAGTCTAGAGTCGAAAATTACACCATGAGCGTCTTCTGTCGATGTTATTTGCAGGCGTTCCAGGTTGCGGAGGAGCAGTTGGGAATTCCTGCGCTGTTGGACGCGGAAGACATGGTGGCTCTCAAGATTCCTGACCGCCTCAGTATCCTGACATACGTCTCTCAGTACTACAATTACTTCCACGGACGCTCCCCGAGTGAGTAtccatgtctgtctgtgttagTCTTTGCCTTCTGTTCCTCTATCTGCTCATCTCATCTGttcatgtctctgtgtgtgtgtgtgtgtgtgtgtgtgtgtgtgtgtgcttgtttgctGCAGTTGGTGGGATGGCAGGTATAAAGCGACCGGCGGATGAGCCGACAGATGAACCGGCTGGGAAGAAGTACGAACCGGTGTCCGCTAAGGTGTTCCCCTCGTCGAAGCCTGCCAGAGAAAACAGCCCACCTCGCTCCTCCAACATCACAAAACCCTTCCCATCCCCAAAACAAAGCAGGAATGCCATGCAGGTAATCTCCTCCACCTGAGTAATCTGCACAAGCATCACAAAGTTATGagcttcatttttttatttcaaatgtcttgtcttgttttttgaAATGACTTTACTAACCTGGAGGATGACCTCAATGGCTACAAAAAACCCTACATTGCCTCCAATCAATCGTACGTCATGAATGAAGTCGTCATTTCCACCTGATGAaacctcctttttctttcctcttctagAATGTGCTGGTTGAGAAATCCAACAAGACGGGCACGCTGAGTAACAAGTGTGCCTCCTGTAACCAGCACGTTCACTTGGTGCAGCGACAGATGGTGGACGGGAAGCTCTACCACAGGAACTGTGCCAAGTAAGGAACTTAGAAACAAGACAATCAAGACAGTGAATTGAAATAATGATCTTTTTTAAACCGATGTTACAAGGTGCCTCACATACggcagaaaatgaaaacaaatcataaaatcattacattttaaaaactgattaaacCAATTCAAGTGTAAGATAAAACAAAATCTCATAAAACTTTGGCAGATTCTTGAATTGAAATATTTATCGGCAAGGCAAATCTTTTGTACTGCACATTTCAACACGTCAATTCAAAGTAAAacctaaataaaacatacaataaaaaaggcTATAAAAGCAACAGATggcaaaataataaagatattctattttagcttaattttatttccaatttgagaacttttaatagtttttaataaGACGGATAAAACAGGAGaatgaagtcaaactgaaattgagttacatttttctttctgctaTTGTGTTATTTGcttattaaattacattttgtgtgtattttgaggAAAATGTCTTAAGAAACCTCTGTCAGCATTTACAGTTCAAGCACATATCTGCTTACAACTAAATTATAGTGCGTTATAAACCATTtaactgtttatatactgcttataaatgctgaATGGTGGGAATTAAAGTGTTACTGAATAGAAAAAGTATTAACTCTAAATCTGAAAGTCACTCTGAtccatatttttaattaaaaaaaggttgatgACTAATTGTGAGTTCAGTTTAGCTTTAAGATATTTAGTTATATCAGTTTGCATCCTATATATGTCTATTTATATCTTGtgctttctgtctttcaggTCACTGTCATCAACAAGTGCACCTCTCCAAGATTTATCCAGAAACACTGCTTTTACTAAATACACCCCTCATTCAAACTTCACTAAACCCAACACTACCACTCCCACCACCACACCCTCCAGACTGGAGAAACCCAGCACGACTCCCAGCTTCTCCACcactttttctccttcttcttcgtcttcttcgtcttcttcccGGCCTGCTTCAAGTCTCTTCTCGCCTGCTAAAGAGATTCAGACTTCAGCTTCTGTCTCCAAACCCGCAGCGTCACAGACAACCGTCACCACGACCACCTCCGTCGTCACGAGGCCCGTTGCTGCGCCTCGAACTTCGACCACGGCGGTGAAGACGCAGCAGTCCAAGCTCAAGTTCTGGCAAACGGACCACACCACTAAAAATGAAGATAGCAAGACTGCAACCAAGAACGCAGACGTTAATCGAGGTTTAAATGTGACGGGTAAGACCCAGGAAGTCACAGGAGGTCAATCTGTGACTGTGGTTGTAAATGTCCCTGGCAGAAAGGAAATGAATGTGACTTTGGATAAAGGTGAAAGATGGAAAGCAGGTGGCGAAAAGGTGTATGTGAAACAGGACGACGATGAGAGCAGTAAGAAGAAGGCATCAGCGGCAGCCTTCATCTCTAAGAAAGTGACCGAGGAGAACAACAACAGTAAGCCATCGTGGGTGAATGTAGCGCTGAAGAAAACTGAGAAGTaagaaactacacacacacacacacacacacacacacacacacacacacacacacacacacacacacacatacacacacacacacacacacacacacacacacacacagaaacagactttAAATCTTGCTATAGCCTGACCTCTACTGGTGAAAACTGGTATCTAATAAGGCTTCCTCACCTCTATTCAGACCCTCTCAAATCGAAACCccaaagagggagacagaaggTGTCAGAGGGAGGGTGAAGCTGAAAGCGGACCCGTCGCTCCTCGCTGACTTTCATCCCGCTTCAGACCCCCCGAGCTCTGCTCCGAGCCCGGCCAGCAGGAGCGGACTCGGAGCCAGAACTCCAGAAAGAGGAAGCTCGAAGGCTGGCAGTGCATCACCCGTCACACCAGGTTAAATTGAAATACTTTATATAATTTGATGTAGAGTGTTGTGGCccgctgtctgtgtgtgtttgtggcattAAGTGTGAT belongs to Scomber scombrus chromosome 2, fScoSco1.1, whole genome shotgun sequence and includes:
- the micall2b gene encoding protein-methionine sulfoxide oxidase mical2b isoform X1, giving the protein MSAVKALQQWCRLRCEGYRDVSITNMTTSFRDGMAFCALIHKHRPDLINFDSLKKENVYDNNKLAFQVAEEQLGIPALLDAEDMVALKIPDRLSILTYVSQYYNYFHGRSPIGGMAGIKRPADEPTDEPAGKKYEPVSAKVFPSSKPARENSPPRSSNITKPFPSPKQSRNAMQNVLVEKSNKTGTLSNKCASCNQHVHLVQRQMVDGKLYHRNCAKSLSSTSAPLQDLSRNTAFTKYTPHSNFTKPNTTTPTTTPSRLEKPSTTPSFSTTFSPSSSSSSSSSRPASSLFSPAKEIQTSASVSKPAASQTTVTTTTSVVTRPVAAPRTSTTAVKTQQSKLKFWQTDHTTKNEDSKTATKNADVNRGLNVTGKTQEVTGGQSVTVVVNVPGRKEMNVTLDKGERWKAGGEKVYVKQDDDESSKKKASAAAFISKKVTEENNNSKPSWVNVALKKTEKPSQIETPKRETEGVRGRVKLKADPSLLADFHPASDPPSSAPSPASRSGLGARTPERGSSKAGSASPVTPAASDNESPVDWRSKLKPIGGKDTKPAGSSQSSAKPLANGGGKTSEPSSSSHLSSLNITVTPPASKGFLNGQTANGGKSESQVAKVLNEGEDETLKKPDYIPKENIIKELQDIEDNLNELEKRGVELEMKLRSSEEEGEDDSLMDDLMVEWFNLIRNKQVAMRRESELVYIGKTQDLEEQQPTVEQELRRLMEKPEHLKTPLDKKKEQQLMDKLVGIVNDRNAIIDGLDEDRLREEEEDEELNKMMMNFNLKKDKPKKKSPMSKLLGWKKDKKEG